Within the Naumovozyma castellii chromosome 1, complete genome genome, the region TAGCTGCAGCAACAGCAAGCCAATCCTTAAAACTACCATGTACCGTTGTTGTTCcaacatcaacaaaatCTAGAATGGTAGAAAAAATTAGAAACGTTGGTACAGAAGTCATTGTTAAGGGATCTCATTGGAAAGAAGCCGATTCTTTCCTTAAAAACTCTGTAATACCTTCTGTTGATCGGATCGAAGAACCCATCTACGTACATCCTTTTGACCATCCTGATGTATGGGAAGGCCATTCTACTATGGTCGATGAAATTGTGGACACTTTTCGATCCCaaaatgtttctttaaataaagtGAAGGCCATTGTATGCAGTGTTGGTGGAGGTGGTCTTTACAATGGAATAATCCATGGTTTAGAGAAATATCATTTGGCAGATAAAATACCCGTTATAGCAATGGAAACTGATGGATGTAACTCATTTAATGCGTGCCTGAAAGCTAAAAAGCAAGTAGAACTTCCAAAAATCACTAGTGTGGCAACATCTCTAGGGGCAACAGGAGTTGCAACTAAGGCTTTTGAGAACGGACAAAGGTATCAATCTCCTTCAGTTGTGTTGCAAGACATCGATGTAGTCAATACATGCCTAAAATATGCTAAtgatttcaatattattacagAACCTGCTTGTGGTGCATCTCTCCATATGGCATATAATACAAAACTCATAGAGAAAGCTTTGGGAAAGAAATTGGATTCGGATGATATTATCGTTATTATAGCGTGTGGTGGTTCCGCAAACACAATGGAAGACTTGCAAAATTCATATAAACAGTTATCTGCAGAAGCAAACACAAAAAAAAACACTTTATGATAGGGAAATGATAATACTACTGTGaatattagaagaagacTTTTTTTTACCAATAATAACCACCTTCAATATAGATACTAAAATAAATAGTTGTTGTAACGAAGAATCAACATTTTCTTATAGAGTTGAGAGCACTTCTCTGCTTTTATTAACTGTAACCATTTCTTTCTTCCATATTGCATTTGTAAAATATCACCAGTCTTTGAACTTTAGTCAAAAAATTGTCTTTGTAATTAAcacaaataaatatacaAATAACTTCATGCCTATATataatcattttttttaattgcAATACTTATG harbors:
- the NCAS0A15330 gene encoding serine/threonine dehydratase family protein, encoding MSLVYNKTPLLRRVFPTGLKVPSAPQLYVKYESLQPSGSFKSRGIGHLIMKNALRVQQLGGKSLHVFSSSGGNAGLAAATASQSLKLPCTVVVPTSTKSRMVEKIRNVGTEVIVKGSHWKEADSFLKNSVIPSVDRIEEPIYVHPFDHPDVWEGHSTMVDEIVDTFRSQNVSLNKVKAIVCSVGGGGLYNGIIHGLEKYHLADKIPVIAMETDGCNSFNACLKAKKQVELPKITSVATSLGATGVATKAFENGQRYQSPSVVLQDIDVVNTCLKYANDFNIITEPACGASLHMAYNTKLIEKALGKKLDSDDIIVIIACGGSANTMEDLQNSYKQLSAEANTKKNTL